In the Salinirubrum litoreum genome, one interval contains:
- a CDS encoding DUF6360 family protein: MPDRLLKINAYTTFDTLDGEAESHEFTEEAFAVLNVTAPRKNPQAVTLELELDNTQLDHLPAHADRVTLSAEQARDLAEELEKYASRVEAARDEE, from the coding sequence CGACAGACTCCTGAAGATCAACGCCTACACGACCTTCGACACGCTGGACGGCGAGGCAGAGAGCCACGAGTTCACCGAGGAGGCCTTCGCGGTGCTGAACGTCACCGCGCCCCGGAAGAATCCACAGGCAGTCACGCTCGAACTCGAACTCGACAACACGCAACTCGACCACCTGCCGGCCCACGCCGACCGCGTGACCCTCTCGGCCGAGCAGGCCCGCGACCTCGCCGAGGAGTTGGAGAAGTACGCGAGCAGAGTCGA